In Mytilus trossulus isolate FHL-02 chromosome 14, PNRI_Mtr1.1.1.hap1, whole genome shotgun sequence, a genomic segment contains:
- the LOC134697865 gene encoding ankyrin-1-like encodes MFSNAVQKPPKNIEDRVSNTYSTITVDDKHGAGIKSNVIDEATPIRNNKNGKHKSDLEEVSTYVEEFQQETLQEWTNKLHKFVITRATKKIYDATLEENIVVIAGPTGIGKSANAYHVAFRLKSEGCYTMIPARQPGDIIKYHISGSKQVFIIDNFIGEYGVDETNILSWEKNGPILKNIFRKSNETKLILTSRTYIWQPEQQKCISILLPYTCDFLSEELSLLLEERQAICRSYIKPTEAARLHDAIIMMYNFFPYLCSFYPTTNDFNVNHLFTAPSQIIEDEVNNLKGKSEAIYFALAVLAIKQKISRNFLSIDNHDSNELLQDMFHESAFLQYPSKKRLMSSLRSLSGSYVTEDSDKVVFVHETMKNIVLFCIAKTFMKTVIKYCTTEVFLDHIRLDCIDAEHDVLAIKVPTEHQETYFRRLVLELNNGLISTVFTNQQNNWEIFRCMFLKYIQEHLEDFHINNTQKGMAMHVVSTNGYREYVSFFLQDKSMAKIKDSAGNTPLHTACKNGHLEVVTNLIETDSEIYIANTEGIKPLFYACENNHLEIVKLLLTTRLNEKVKINEKYMTRENRGVLHVVAEQGFTDLALFLLKMKADVNIRDARERTPLHLACKTEHSSMIPALLAYKANINAIDVGERTPLYVACCANQKEIVKMLIDNKADINLKTKTEKRPLHAACEYGSIEIVKLLIENGAKFGKKESNKCVVPLHLACKNYNEDIVKHLISCGSSVNQTIGEGITPLHVACKFGNDKVVHVLLGNKAIVNEKDKHGWTPLFYCCKKGFNTIVEILLQENAKPNMCDEKKVTPLMIACKWSKTDVVKSLLHAKANVNHCDANHCTSLQLACKSDNVEVVNLLLEFKADINMSDKKSFTPLHIACMNNCPNVVLKLINNKADINARDKDGHTPIVKAGMNTYLNIVDILLRYEASADICDRAGPSPLPIADN; translated from the exons ATGTTTTCAAATGCAGTACAAAAACCACCGAAAAACATTGAGGACAGAGTTAGCAATACATATTCCACAATTACAGTAGACGACAAACATGGTGCTGGAATTAAAAGCAACGTTATCGATGAAGCAACCCCGATACGGAATAACAAAAATGGCAAACACAAAAGTGATTTAGAGGAGGTTTCAACTTATGTTGAAG AATTTCAACAAGAAACACTCCAAGAATGGACCAACAAACTTCATAAATTTGTTATTACAAGAGCCACAAAGAAAATATATGATGCCACTTTGGAGGAAAATATAGTTGTCATAGCAGGACCAACTGGTATTGGAAAATCAGCTAATGCTTATCACGTTGCATTCCGATTGAAAAGTGAAGGTTGTTATACGATGATACCAGCAAGACAACCAGGTGACATTATAAAGTATCATATATCAGGATCAAAACAAGTGTTTATCATTGACAATTTTATCGGAGAGTATGGCGTTGATGAGACTAATATACTTTCATGGGAAAAAAATGGACCAATATTGAAGAATATTTTTCGAAAAAGCAATGAAACGAAACTCATCCTTACAAGCAGAACCTATATTTGGCAACCGGAACAACAAAAGTGCATCAGTATATTGTTACCTTACACATGCGATTTTTTGTCAGAAGAACTTTCGCTATTATTGGAAGAGAGACAGGCTATTTGCAGATCTTATATCAAACCAACCGAGGCAGCCAGATTACACGATGCAATCATTATGATGTACaatttttttccgtatttgTGTTCCTTCTATCCAACTACGAACGATTTTAATGTAAACCATTTATTTACAGCTCCTTCCCAGATTATAGAAGACGAAGTAAATAATTTAAAGGGAAAGTCGGAAGCTATCTATTTTGCATTGGCTGTTCTTGCCATCAAGCAGAAGATTTCACGAAACTTCCTTTCCATAGACAATCATGATTCCAATGAATTGTTACAGGATATGTTTCATGAATCCGCTTTTTTGCAGTATCCTTCTAAAAAACGTCTGATGAGTTCTTTACGTAGTCTGTCGGGATCCTATGTAACAGAAGACAGTGATAAAGTTGTATTTGTTCATGAAACTATGAAAAATATCGTTCTGTTTTGTATTGcaaaaacatttatgaaaaccGTAATTAAGTATTGTACAACTGAAGTATTTCTGGATCATATTCGTTTAGATTGTATAGACGCAGAACATGATGTCCTCGCTATAAAGGTTCCAACAGAACACCAAGAAACATATTTTAGACGTCTTGTATTGGAGTTAAATAACGGCTTAATTTCTACCGTTTTTACCAACCAGCAGAACAATTGGGAAATTTTCAGATGTATGTTTCTTAAATACATACAAGAACATTTAGAAGATTTTCACATTAATAATACACAAAAGGGGATGGCGATGCATGTTGTTTCAACGAATGGATATCGTGAATATGTTTCATTTTTCCTTCAAGACAAAAGTATGGCAAAAATAAAAGACTCTGCTGGTAATACTCCGCTTCACACAGCATGTAAAAATGGACATTTGGAGGTTGTAACAAATCTGATTGAAACTGATTCAGAGATTTACATTGCAAATACGGAGGGAATAAAACCCCTATTTTATGCATGTGAAAATAATCATTTAGAAATAGTAAAGTTGTTACTGACAACACGattaaatgaaaaagtaaaaataaatgaaaaatatatgacaaGGGAAAATAGAGGTGTACTGCACGTGGTTGCTGAGCAAGGGTTTACAGATCTTGCTTTGTTTTTGCTGAAAATGAAAGCAGATGTTAATATTCGAGATGCTAGAGAACGTACACCACTGCACTTAGCTTGTAAGACGGAACATTCATCAATGATACCAGCTTTACTCGCGTATAAGGCAAATATTAATGCAATAGATGTTGGAGAGAGAACTCCCTTATATGTTGCATGCTGTGCAAATCAGAAAGAGATTGTAAAAATGTTGATCGATAATAAAGctgatatcaatttaaaaactaaGACTGAAAAGCGACCTTTGCATGCTGCATGTGAATACGGAAGTATCGAGATTGTAAAACTACTTATAGAAAATGGTGCTAAATTCGGAAAAAAAGAAAGTAACAAATGCGTTGTACCCTTGCATTTAGCTTGTAAAAATTACAACGAAGAtattgttaaacatttaatttcgtgtgGGTCATCAGTTAACCAAACAATTGGTGAAGGCATAACTCCCTTGCATGTAGCTTGCAAGTTCGGCAATGATAAAGTCGTACACGTATTGCTTGGTAATAAAGctattgtaaatgaaaaagataaacatgGATGGACACCacttttttattgttgtaaaaaagGCTTTAATACAATTGTTGAAATACTTCTGCAAGAAAACGCAAAACCGAATATGtgtgatgaaaaaaaagtcacaCCACTAATGATTGCTTGCAAATGGAGTAAAACAGATGTTGTCAAATCTTTGTTGCATGCGAAAGCAAATGTAAATCATTGTGATGCAAACCATTGCACATCCCTTCAGTTAGCTTGCAAATCTGACAATGTAGAGgttgttaatttattattagaATTTAAAGCTGATATAAATATGTCAGATAAAAAGTCCTTCACCCCTCTACATATAGCATGCATGAACAATTGTCCAAATGTGgtactaaaattgataaataataaagCGGATATTAATGCGCGGGATAAAGACGGACATACACCAATAGTCAAAGCTGGAATGAACACATATCTTAACATTGTAGACATTTTACTTCGTTATGAAGCATCTGCCGATATATGTGATAGAGCAGGACCATCTCCTCTACCAATTGCTGATAATTAA